One window from the genome of Periophthalmus magnuspinnatus isolate fPerMag1 chromosome 18, fPerMag1.2.pri, whole genome shotgun sequence encodes:
- the LOC117386011 gene encoding GTPase IMAP family member 7-like codes for MSEDRDLEEPNSLRIVLLGKHGSGKSSLGEKIFRVSYRSDSKIRSVQTHSRTLKERKVTLIDTPGVVGTQGVGWERAELEGHCEWLSCLVQCAPGPHALLLVMPMFRFTIVIFTHGDQLPENTDILEFVEENTELAKLVQACGGRCHVVDNKYWTKDQQKEDPQRSNEFQVEAILNTVEKMVDENQKYLSNDALEQVEHDIQTEQSRIHTDSGLSLEESREQAKNSLLDRYIDQATRCPPYAKYAAVMTGVAGVALVAILVLPKVMKFFAEKPPLPLPLPLPMVPIEPPALPDLPPAPEMIQEVVQEVVPTVISEFLKSILTPPEDYDPFDQFN; via the exons ATGAGCGAGGACAGGGATCTGGAGG aGCCAAACTCGCTGAGAATCGTCCTGCTGGGGAAACACGGCAGTGGGAAAAGCAGCCTGGGAGAAAAGATTTTCAGAGTGAGCTACAGGAGCGACTCAAAGATCCGAAGCGTTCAGActcactccaggaccttgaaagaGCGCAAAGTGACGTTGATCGACACTCCAGGGGTCGTGGGAACCCAGGGCGTGGGGTGGGAGCGCGCGGAGCTGGAGGGACACTGTGAATGGCTGAGCTGCCTGGTCCAGTGCGCTCCGGGGCCTCACGCGCTGCTGCTGGTGATGCCC ATGTTCCGATTCACCATTGTAATTTTCACTCATGGAGACCAGCTCCCGGAGAACACAGACATCTTGGAGTTTGTGGAGGAGAACACTGAGCTGGCCAAGCTGGTGCAGGCCTGCGGGGGGCGCTGTCACGTGGTCGACAACAAGTACTGGACCAAAGATCAGCAAAAGGAAGACCCACAGCGGAGCAATGAGTTTCAG GTGGAAGCGATCCTGAATACTGTGGAGAAAATGGTTGATGAAAACCAGAAGTATTTAAGCAATGATGCTTTGGAACAAGTAGAGCATGatattcagacagagcagagccgcaTTCACACTGACAGCGGCTTGAgcctggaggagagcagagagcaggccAAAAACTCTCTCCTCGATAGATACATAGACCAAGCAACAAGATGCCCGCCTTATGCCAAATATGCTGCAGTTATGACTGGAGTAGCAGGTGTGGCACTGGTAGCTATATTGGTGCTACCAAAAGTGATGAAGTTTTTTGCAGAGAAGCCCCCACTGCCCCTTCCCCTCCCCCTGCCCATGGTGCCCATAGAGCCCCCTGCTCTGCCAGATCTCCCCCCTGcacctgaaatgatccaagagGTTGTCCAAGAGGTTGTCCCAACCGTGATATCCGAGTTTCTGAAGTCCATTCTGACACCACCAGAGGACTACGATCCATTTGACCAATTCAACTag